A single region of the Cucumis melo cultivar AY chromosome 3, USDA_Cmelo_AY_1.0, whole genome shotgun sequence genome encodes:
- the LOC103485508 gene encoding glyceraldehyde-3-phosphate dehydrogenase — translation MGKVKIGINGFGRIGRLVARVALQSEDIELVAVNDPFITTDYMTYMFKYDSVHGQWKHHDIKVKDSKTLLFGEKSVTVFGTRNPEEIPWGEVGADYVVESTGVFTDKDKAAAHLKGGAKKVIISAPSKDAPMFVVGVNEKEYKSDLNIVSNASCTTNCLAPLAKVINDRFGIVEGLMTTVHSITATQKTVDGPSMKDWRGGRAASFNIIPSSTGAAKAVGKVLPALNGKLTGMSFRVPTVDVSVVDLTVRLEKKATYEDIKAAIKEESEGKLKGILGYTEDDVVSTDFVGDCRSSIFDAKAGIALNDNFVKIVSWYDNEWGYSSRVIDLIRHINSVQ, via the exons GGTCGCCTTGTTGCTAGAGTCGCCTTGCAGAGCGAGGATATCGAACTCGTTGCTGTTAATGATCCCTTTATCACCACCGATTACATG ACCTACATGTTCAAGTATGATAGTGTACACGGTCAGTGGAAACACCACGATATCAAGGTGAAAGATAGCAAGACTCTTCTCTTTGGGGAGAAATCAGTCACCGTTTTCGGTACTAG GAATCCGGAGGAGATCCCATGGGGGGAGGTTGGAGCTGACTATGTTGTTGAATCCACTGGAGTATTCACTGACAAGGACAAAGCTGCTGCTCATTTGAAG GGTGGTGCAAAGAAGGTTATCATCTCTGCACCAAGCAAGGATGCCCCGATGTTTGTTGTTGGTGTTAATGAGAAGGAGTACAAGTCAGATCTCAACATTGTGTCCAATGCCAGTTGCACTACCAACTGTCTTGCTCCCTTGGCCAAG gttatcaatgatagatttgGAATTGTTGAGGGTCTCATGACGACTGTCCACTCAATCACTG CAACCCAGAAGACTGTTGATGGACCATCAATGAAGGACTGGAGAGGTGGAAGAGCCGCTTCCTTCAACATCATTCCCAGCAGCACTGGTGCTGCCAAG GCTGTAGGTAAAGTGTTGCCTGCTCTAAACGGAAAGTTGACAGGAATGTCATTCCGTGTTCCCACGGTCGATGTCTCCGTTGTTGACCTTACCGTCAGGCTTGAAAAGAAGGCCACTTATGAAGATATTAAGGCTGCCATCAA GGAAGAATCAGAAGGCAAGCTGAAGGGAATTCTTGGGTACACCGAAGACGATGTTGTGTCAACCGACTTTGTTGGTGACTGCAG GTCAAGCATTTTTGATGCGAAGGCTGGCATTGCTTTGAACGACAACTTCGTGAAGATCGTCTCTTGGTACGACAACGAGTGGGGATACAG TTCACGTGTGATCGACCTGATCCGTCACATTAACTCTGTTCAGTAA